The Micromonospora sp. M71_S20 genome has a window encoding:
- a CDS encoding alcohol dehydrogenase catalytic domain-containing protein, producing MPLTEARTITAVRCHGPGDVRVEHLPERAPGPGEVAIEPLAVGVCGTDSHIVGGSFPAAAPVVLGHEVCGRVREVGPGVDRLAPGDLVTVEPHDYCTACAYCRLGQEHLCDAKRGYGVRLDGGMAERMVVPARIAYRLPPDTPPWIGALTEPLACCIHGMDQLAPRSGLPVLVHGAGPAGAMMVALARSRGLAPVVVMDPRPDRRDLALRMGADAALDPTDPASGAAARALTDGLGFPYVVDAVGSARLLESAIGMASRGGRILIFGVARPDEEARVRPNEVFARELTIVGAVINPYTHHRAVGMLPTLGLDRLRPAFFPLEEVSQALEAQAVGQADKVFVAPHGVDAALR from the coding sequence GTGCCGCTTACTGAAGCCCGCACGATCACCGCCGTCCGGTGCCACGGTCCGGGCGACGTACGCGTCGAGCACCTGCCCGAGCGCGCCCCGGGCCCCGGCGAGGTGGCCATCGAGCCCCTGGCCGTGGGGGTCTGCGGCACGGACAGCCACATCGTCGGCGGCAGCTTCCCCGCGGCGGCGCCGGTCGTGCTGGGTCACGAGGTCTGCGGGCGGGTGCGGGAGGTCGGCCCCGGGGTCGACCGGCTCGCGCCCGGCGACCTCGTGACCGTCGAGCCCCACGACTACTGCACCGCCTGCGCGTACTGCCGGCTGGGGCAGGAGCATCTCTGCGACGCCAAGCGGGGCTACGGCGTACGGCTGGACGGCGGGATGGCCGAGCGCATGGTGGTGCCGGCACGGATCGCCTACCGGCTGCCCCCGGACACGCCACCGTGGATCGGCGCCCTCACCGAGCCGCTCGCGTGCTGCATCCACGGCATGGACCAGCTCGCGCCCCGCTCCGGCCTGCCCGTGCTCGTCCACGGCGCCGGCCCGGCGGGCGCGATGATGGTGGCGCTGGCCCGCTCCCGCGGGCTCGCCCCCGTCGTCGTCATGGATCCCCGCCCGGACCGCCGCGACCTCGCGCTGCGCATGGGAGCCGACGCCGCCCTCGACCCGACCGACCCGGCCAGCGGGGCGGCGGCCCGGGCCCTGACCGACGGCCTCGGCTTCCCGTACGTCGTCGACGCCGTCGGCTCGGCGCGCCTGCTGGAGTCCGCGATCGGCATGGCCAGCCGCGGCGGCCGGATCCTGATCTTCGGTGTCGCCCGGCCGGACGAGGAGGCACGGGTGCGCCCCAACGAGGTCTTCGCGCGCGAGCTGACCATCGTGGGGGCGGTCATCAACCCGTACACCCATCACCGCGCGGTGGGCATGCTGCCGACGCTCGGCCTGGACCGGCTGCGGCCGGCGTTCTTCCCGCTGGAGGAGGTCTCGCAGGCGCTCGAGGCCCAGGCCGTCGGACAGGCCGACAAGGTCTTCGTCGCCCCGCACGGCGTCGACGCCGCCCTCCGGTAG
- a CDS encoding GntR family transcriptional regulator: MPRPPAATLPVPAQEADPQTGERVGELLYRTLRDRIISGELRPGTRLSVPALAEEFRVSRSPVRDAVIRLVQDELARETLNRGAVVARIEGEELVSLYEAREALEWAVARLAAQRYSPALRRRLLALLTEHRQVAADGDFARHIELDAAFHREIRQAAQSPVLTRMLDGVQSRVLIAMRSTSLTGGMAQAVADHQAIFEALCSGDPDAAGEAARAHIRRLKELLRAAY; the protein is encoded by the coding sequence ATGCCCCGGCCCCCCGCCGCGACGCTGCCGGTGCCCGCGCAGGAAGCGGATCCCCAGACCGGTGAGCGGGTCGGCGAGCTGCTCTACCGGACGCTGCGAGACCGGATCATCTCGGGCGAGCTGCGGCCCGGCACCCGGCTGAGCGTCCCGGCGCTGGCCGAGGAGTTCCGGGTGAGCCGCAGCCCCGTGCGCGACGCGGTGATCCGCCTGGTGCAGGACGAGCTGGCGCGCGAGACCCTCAACCGCGGCGCGGTCGTCGCCCGCATCGAGGGCGAGGAGCTGGTCAGCCTCTACGAGGCCCGCGAGGCTCTGGAGTGGGCGGTGGCCCGGCTGGCGGCGCAGCGGTACAGCCCGGCGCTGCGCCGCCGCCTGCTCGCCCTGCTCACCGAGCACCGGCAGGTCGCGGCGGACGGCGACTTCGCCCGCCACATCGAACTCGACGCCGCGTTCCACCGGGAGATCCGGCAGGCCGCGCAGAGTCCGGTGCTGACCCGGATGCTCGACGGCGTCCAGAGTCGGGTCCTGATCGCGATGCGCTCGACCAGCCTCACCGGAGGCATGGCCCAGGCCGTCGCCGACCACCAGGCCATCTTCGAGGCGCTCTGCTCGGGTGATCCCGACGCCGCGGGTGAGGCCGCCCGGGCGCACATCCGCCGACTCAAGGAGCTGCTTCGTGCCGCTTACTGA
- a CDS encoding alcohol dehydrogenase catalytic domain-containing protein yields MTTTSVRARFLGDGRIDFERATLGPVADGQVRVRVDVCALCGSDKRLLRSGSPVVPGHEIAGTVVDVGADVTVPVGTRGIVYIPVFCGTCRRCAAGRTNQCLHLRELIGWQRDGGFAEHVDVPARCLLPVPDDVPLDTAVLGLDTVGTAAHALRLWQRTQPDGVDRALVIGAGPLGLGVVAVAGAFGVGGVDAFDPHEGRLSTAVELGARAAGDLTAENQYDLVVEVSGAAAARETAQRVVAPGGAVIALGESDEPYTMPATPRWRRTDCYTVRSFYFPTSEVEANWDLLRDHGAALRDRLTVPVTLAELPDAFARFVAGDYFKPCIVSEDAR; encoded by the coding sequence GTGACGACCACCAGTGTCCGTGCCCGCTTCCTCGGCGACGGACGGATCGACTTCGAGCGGGCCACGCTCGGCCCGGTCGCCGACGGGCAGGTACGCGTCCGCGTCGACGTCTGCGCCCTCTGCGGCTCGGACAAGCGGCTGCTGCGGTCGGGCTCGCCCGTGGTGCCGGGACACGAGATCGCCGGCACCGTGGTCGACGTCGGCGCGGACGTCACCGTGCCCGTCGGGACCCGCGGCATCGTCTACATCCCGGTCTTCTGCGGTACGTGCCGGCGCTGCGCCGCCGGACGCACCAACCAGTGCCTGCACCTGCGGGAGCTGATCGGCTGGCAGCGCGACGGCGGGTTCGCCGAGCACGTCGACGTGCCGGCCCGCTGCCTGCTGCCGGTGCCCGACGACGTGCCGCTGGACACGGCGGTGCTGGGTCTGGACACCGTGGGCACCGCCGCGCACGCCCTGCGCCTGTGGCAGCGCACCCAACCCGACGGTGTCGACCGGGCGCTGGTGATCGGCGCCGGCCCGTTGGGCCTCGGGGTCGTCGCCGTGGCGGGCGCCTTCGGCGTCGGCGGGGTCGACGCCTTCGACCCGCACGAGGGTCGGCTGTCCACCGCCGTCGAGCTGGGCGCCCGGGCCGCGGGCGACCTGACGGCCGAGAACCAGTACGACCTCGTGGTGGAGGTCAGCGGCGCGGCGGCGGCCCGGGAGACCGCGCAGCGGGTGGTCGCGCCCGGCGGCGCGGTGATCGCCCTCGGCGAGTCCGACGAGCCCTACACGATGCCCGCGACGCCCCGGTGGCGGCGCACGGACTGCTACACCGTGCGTTCCTTCTACTTCCCCACCAGCGAGGTCGAGGCGAACTGGGACCTGCTGCGCGACCACGGCGCCGCGCTGCGGGACCGGCTGACGGTGCCGGTGACCCTCGCCGAACTGCCCGACGCCTTCGCCCGCTTCGTCGCTGGCGACTACTTCAAACCCTGCATCGTGTCGGAGGACGCCCGATGA
- a CDS encoding 2-deoxy-5-keto-D-gluconate 6-phosphate aldolase domain-containing protein — MNQPQHLLILAVDQRPWLTQALYGHTGTATRSQRAAITDGKHMVVEGLLAALADEPRLAAHAGILVDATLGPGVAERAHANGVTVSMPLERGGCEIYETEPADLRSHLEHHQPELPKVLVRYNVEGDVDGNRVQRARLAEVSAAVRDAGGRFLFELLVPPTPAQLDAVGGDPGRFERELRPALVHRAMTELLDEVPVDVWKLEHLDRQEHYRTAARIAAEAGGECILLGANAPAPRVEGWLADAAAAGFTGFAIGRSIWWDALRGLLAGDLARPQAVAAVAANYRGFAAAFLAAVPVGPEPHE, encoded by the coding sequence ATGAACCAGCCGCAGCACCTGCTCATCCTCGCGGTCGACCAGCGGCCCTGGCTCACCCAGGCGCTCTACGGCCACACCGGCACCGCCACGCGCAGCCAACGCGCGGCGATCACCGACGGCAAGCACATGGTGGTGGAGGGGCTCCTCGCGGCGCTCGCCGACGAGCCGAGGCTCGCCGCGCACGCCGGCATCCTCGTCGACGCGACGCTGGGCCCCGGCGTGGCCGAGCGGGCCCACGCCAACGGCGTGACCGTGAGCATGCCGCTGGAGCGCGGCGGTTGCGAGATCTACGAGACCGAACCGGCCGACCTCAGGTCCCACCTGGAGCACCACCAGCCCGAGCTGCCCAAGGTCCTGGTCCGCTACAACGTCGAAGGCGATGTCGACGGCAACCGCGTCCAGCGCGCCCGGCTGGCCGAGGTTTCCGCGGCGGTCCGCGACGCCGGTGGCCGTTTCCTGTTCGAGCTGCTCGTGCCGCCCACGCCCGCGCAGCTGGACGCCGTCGGCGGCGACCCGGGACGGTTCGAACGGGAACTGCGTCCCGCGCTGGTGCACCGCGCGATGACCGAGCTGCTCGACGAGGTTCCGGTGGACGTCTGGAAGCTGGAGCACCTCGACCGGCAGGAGCACTACCGCACCGCGGCCCGGATCGCGGCCGAGGCCGGCGGCGAGTGCATCCTGCTCGGCGCCAACGCGCCGGCGCCCCGGGTCGAAGGCTGGCTCGCCGACGCCGCCGCCGCCGGATTCACCGGCTTCGCTATCGGGCGTAGCATCTGGTGGGACGCGCTGCGCGGGCTGCTCGCCGGGGACCTGGCCCGCCCTCAGGCGGTGGCGGCGGTCGCCGCGAACTACCGTGGATTCGCCGCCGCGTTCCTCGCCGCGGTGCCGGTCGGGCCCGAGCCACACGAGTGA